The DNA sequence AGAGGAACACGGACATGCCATGGCCCTCGGTCTGCTCCAGCCCTGGCCCGAGCGAGCCCACGAGGATGTTCGCGGCGTGCTCGAAGTCGGTGGGCAGGGCGCGGTGCAGGGCACTTTTGATGTGGCGCGCACGGTCCATGAGTTCCAGCGAGCCAAGGCCCTCGGAGGCCTCCGCCACGAAGCGACGCTCGGGGAAGGCGGACCAGGCGGTGCGCAGCATGGCGGCGATACGGCGTACCGCGCCCTCATCGAAGAACGTCTTGAGTGCTTCGGCCATGGCCGCGCATGTTAGCGACGAATCGCCTCGCGGCGACTGCCAGTTGCGTCACGGCGTCTCGCGCTCGCCGAGCACGACCTTGGCCTCCAGGAAGGCCCGCGCCTCGCGCCCCATCACCCACTGGCGCACCTCGGCGATGAGCTCGTTGAGCGGTACGTCGTCCCGGTACGGCTCGCGGAGCACCGGCATCCGTGCGTGGAACTCGCGCACCACGGGGCTCAAGCGCTCGGCGTCTCCCGGGGGCAACAGGTGCGAGGCCTGCCGGCAGGCCGCCACCGCCACCGCGAGAATGGTCCCCACGTTCTCCACCAACTGGCGCGAGCGCCGCGCCGCCGTCAGCCCCATGCTCACCACGTCCTGGTTCTGCCCATTGGAGGAGATGGACTTGATGGACGATGGCGCCGCCAGGTTCTGGTTCTCCGAGGCGATGCTGACCGCCAGGTACTGCCCGCCCTGGAAGCCCAGGCCCAGCCCCGTGTTCCTGTACGCCAGGAACGCCGGCAGCGCGCCATTGAGGTGCGGATCCACGAGCCGGTTGAGCTGCCGCTCGGCCAGCACGCCCACCTCCGTGAGCGCGATATTGAGGTAATCGCACGCCATGGCGACGTACTGGCCGTGGAAGTTGGCCCCGTGGAAGCTCGTCTCCGGCGTGTCGAAGATGAGCGGGTTGTCGTTGACGGAGCTGGCCTCCTCCTCGACGGCGCGCCGGCAGAAGTCCAGCGTCTCCACCACCATGCCCAGCACCTGGGGCACCGCGCGCAGCGAGTAGGCGTTCTGCAGGTACATCTTCGTGTCCACCACTCCAGCGCCCGCTGGAGCCTGGGCGCGCATGGCCTCCATCAGCGCCTCGTGCCCTCGCGCCAGGGAACCTCCCGCCAGGAGCTCCCGCATCGCCCGCGCCACCGACACCTGCCCCGCGTGGTTCTTCAGCGCGTTGCCTCGGTGCTCGAAGGGCTGGGTGGAGCCTCCGAGGCACTGCACCACGTCGGCGGACACCAACAGCGCCAGCCGCAGCAGGTGGTAGCTGTCCACGAGCGCCAGCGCCGCCACCGCCGTCATCGGCGCCGTGCCGTTGATCAGCGCCAGCCCCTCTTTGAAGCCGGGGACGAGCGGCCGCAGCCCATGCTCCTCCAGCACCACGGCCGCCTTGCGCCGCCTGCCCTCGTAGCGCACCTCGCCCTCGCCGATGAGCGCCAGCGCCATCTGCGCCAGCGGCCCCAGGTCACCGCTGGCTCCCAGGGAGCCCTGCTGGGGGATGATCGGATGGATGCGCCGGTTGATCAGCTCCTCAAGCAGGTGAGCCCCCTCGATGCTGACACCGGAGTAACCCTGGGCCAGGCAGTTGAGCCGTACCGCCATCACCGCCCGCACCACCTCGTCCGGGAACGGCTCGCCCCAGCCCGCCGCGTGTGAGCGCAGCAGGTTGTACTGCAACTGAGAGCCATGCTCGGGAGGAATGGCGACGCGGATCATCTCCCCGAAGCCGGTGTTGACGCCGTAGATAGGCTCCTGGCGCAGCCCCCACTCCTGCACCCGCGCATGGGTGGCCTCGATGGCCCGCTCGCACTCCGGCGCGAGCTCCACGCCCACGCCGTCCACCGCCACGCGCCAGATGTCGAAGATCGACAAGCGCTCCCCGTCGACCACCTGCCGGGCCGAAGCCCCTGCCTCGCTCATCCCCCACCCCTACCGCAGGCGCGGCTCCGAGCGGAGCCACCGCCGAGGGGAATGTTCCGCTGTTGAGCACTCAGCAGAGCGCCTTGGGGAACCCGCTCAAACGGTGATGTGCCCTGAGAGGTAGAGCACGGCCTGTCCGGCGATATGCACCCGCTCGCCGAGGTCCTCGCACCGCAGCTCCCCGCCGCGCGCGGAGACCTGGCGGGCCCGCAGGCGCGACTTGCCCAGCCGCTTTGCCCAGTAGGGCACCAGCGAGCAGTGCGCCGAGCCCGTCACCGGATCCTCCGGCACGCCCGCGCGAGGGGCGAAGAAGCGCGAGACGAAGTCCACGTCCGTACCGGGCGCCGTCACCGCCACCGCGAACGTGTTCAGCGCGGAGAGCTTCGCCATGTCCGGGCGCAGCGCGCGCACCTCGGCCTCGGAGTCGAACACCGCCACCCAGTCCCGCGCGGCGAGCAGCTCGCGCGGAGCGGCCCCCAGCGCCTCGGCGAGCGCGGAGGACATCGCCAGGGGCTTGGGAGGCCGGGAGGGGAAGTCCAGCACCAGCCAATCCCCGTCCCGCGTCACCACCAGCGGCCCGGAGCGCGAGGCGAACTCCACCCGCTCCAGGCCCGGCTGCACGTGCTGGAAGAGGACGAAGGCCGCCCCCAGCGTGGCGTGGCCGCACAGGTCCACCTCCTGCGCGGGAGTGAACCAGCGCAGGTGCCAGCCGGCCGGCTCCTTCACGAAGAACGCGGTCTCCGAGAGGTTGTTCTCCAGGGCGATGGCCTGGAGCGTGGCGTCCGGAAGCCACGACTCCAGCGGAACGACAGCGGCGGGATTGCCCCCGAAGACGCGGGAACTGAAGGCATCCACCTGGAAGAGGCTCAGGCGCACTCGGACTTCCTTTCGTCGGTGCTCGCCTGGGGCAGCGGGGGCAAGCCGAGCGCCTCGAAATAGAGGGCGCGAACGCGCTCGGCAAGCGCCACGTCGTCACTTCCGAGCGACTCCACCGGCAGCGGCGGCAGCACGCGCACGCGCACCGAGGCGCGCGGCCCCATCCATGGCCCGTCTCCAGCGACGACGTCGGTGGTGCCCTCCAGCAGCACGGGCACCACGGGCACCTGCTCCTCGATGGCGAGGCGGAAGGCGCCGCGCTTGAAGGGCATTGGCTGGCGGGTGGGGGCGTAGGTGCCCTCGGGGTAGAT is a window from the Hyalangium ruber genome containing:
- a CDS encoding HAL/PAL/TAL family ammonia-lyase translates to MSEAGASARQVVDGERLSIFDIWRVAVDGVGVELAPECERAIEATHARVQEWGLRQEPIYGVNTGFGEMIRVAIPPEHGSQLQYNLLRSHAAGWGEPFPDEVVRAVMAVRLNCLAQGYSGVSIEGAHLLEELINRRIHPIIPQQGSLGASGDLGPLAQMALALIGEGEVRYEGRRRKAAVVLEEHGLRPLVPGFKEGLALINGTAPMTAVAALALVDSYHLLRLALLVSADVVQCLGGSTQPFEHRGNALKNHAGQVSVARAMRELLAGGSLARGHEALMEAMRAQAPAGAGVVDTKMYLQNAYSLRAVPQVLGMVVETLDFCRRAVEEEASSVNDNPLIFDTPETSFHGANFHGQYVAMACDYLNIALTEVGVLAERQLNRLVDPHLNGALPAFLAYRNTGLGLGFQGGQYLAVSIASENQNLAAPSSIKSISSNGQNQDVVSMGLTAARRSRQLVENVGTILAVAVAACRQASHLLPPGDAERLSPVVREFHARMPVLREPYRDDVPLNELIAEVRQWVMGREARAFLEAKVVLGERETP
- a CDS encoding PhzF family phenazine biosynthesis protein, which gives rise to MRLSLFQVDAFSSRVFGGNPAAVVPLESWLPDATLQAIALENNLSETAFFVKEPAGWHLRWFTPAQEVDLCGHATLGAAFVLFQHVQPGLERVEFASRSGPLVVTRDGDWLVLDFPSRPPKPLAMSSALAEALGAAPRELLAARDWVAVFDSEAEVRALRPDMAKLSALNTFAVAVTAPGTDVDFVSRFFAPRAGVPEDPVTGSAHCSLVPYWAKRLGKSRLRARQVSARGGELRCEDLGERVHIAGQAVLYLSGHITV